TCATTCATAATATGGTGAGTTTCTGGACGGGGtgatttttttcctgcttttgtgTTTATGAGGAAATTAAAAAGTAGTCGCTTGATATTAGAACTGCAATGAAAATCTCTCCTCAGCATCTCCCTCATCATCAAAGTCATTTATAATATTGAAGTGTCTGAACGGGGTAACTTATTTTCTGCTTTTGGTTTTATGAGAAAATGAGGCTTTAGTCACGAGATACTTAGAGATCTTATAATGGATATCTCTCAACCCTTTTCATTGCTCCCTCGTCATCAAAGTCATTCATAATATCGTAAGTTTATGGACGgggtaattttttttctgcttttctgttAATTTTAAAAGAAAAGCTAGTCATGAGATACTTGGAGAATTATAATCAAAATCTCTCCTCAGCTTCTCCCTCATTGTCAGTCATTCATAATATCGTAAGTTTATGGACGgggtaattttttttctgcttttctgttAATTTTAAAAGAAAAGCTAGTCATGAGATACTTGGAGAATTATAATCAAAACCTCTCCTCAGCTTCTCCCTCATTGTCAGTCATTTATAATATTGTGAGTTTGTGGACGgggtaattttttttctgcttttctgttAATTTTAAAAGAAAAGCTAGTCATGAGATACTTGGAGAATTATAATCAAAACCTCTCCTCAGCTTCTCCCTCATTGTCAGTCATTTATAATATTGTGAGTTTGTGGACGgggtaattttttttctgcttttgtgtTTAAGTGCAAGGAAAAACTAATCATGAGATACCTAAGAGAACTATACTGAAAACCTTCCCATCCTCTTGTATATGTCGTGGTGGCAATTCATAAATAAACTCCTCGACTCTtgtgtaggagcagtgagtagcgggcttttttttttttcattattgtttcctttttttgcccttgaactgtttcctctactgtaaaaaaaataataaaaaaataaaaacgtccTGTTATTTCTAATCATTCATTTCAGGAGGACTTTGCCGAGTATGAGGAAGAGCAAGTGACTGCTCCCAAAGAGAAGCAAGTGGCAACCAACTGAAGACTTGTACCCATTACCCTAGTGTACGTCATGTAAGTATCTAAAATGCCTATCAGTCCATCAATCAATAGGGGCATGTAGTGATAAGCGggccttttttctcattattatttttttgtccttaacccgtccgctgcgattgacacggatttgggtttcactggtagcctgaaaacatgtactcccaggtctttctctgcctctgtggtggatagtggagtgttttccatgtggtattggtgtgctggatatcccctcccaaggtgcataactttacattttcttcattgaaatgtagcagccactttttgttccattcctgtagcttggtgatgtcttcttttaggaaatctgcagtcagggGTTAAgcagcttcctttactgtaaaaaagtctGACCCCAGCTTTTACCCTTATTGTCCTTAGCCTAAGTGAGATTTAAGAGGAAGGGGTCGCAAGGCCTACCCCCAACCAGACAGACTGCTAGCCATGGGTAGGACACAGAACCCATGAGAAGATAGATCCCCAGGCTTATCAATTTAATATGTGTCCCAGTAGGAGGATATTTCAAGTGTTTTGATAATCAGTGGAAAATTATTGAGCATTCATAATATTTACTGACATTACATCAGAACCCATTAACCcgatagctgcggggatcatgtttcttaaaggcccctctaagtgaattaatgagaaaaaatcatcactcatgcaaatcattatataatatttaccaaggcatttgtgatcagtttatgcatcctctatttttcaGGGGTTAtgtcaagccacaaatttggcccgtcgctgctactgggttaacagtATGAGGCAgaagttttttatgtgtatttttttatcctttcattcACAGAAGACAAGATGGGTGGGCGAGGACGCGGCCGAGGGAAGGGCTTGAGCCTGGAGCAGCTTGGGGTGCAGAAAGGAGAGACACTGCCAGAGCGAGTCCTTGGGCCCCCCGAGACATACCCGCCTCTCGAGTTCAGACCTGTTCAGCCAACCCAGGAAAAGAGTCTTGCTGAATCGTACATGCTGGTTGTTAAAAAGGAGTTCCGAGAGCACATGCAGAATTCTCAGTTTTACATCCAGCCGGGAGTGAAAAGACCTGACATTGAGAGGTATTCCGACAGGTACCAAGTCTTAGCGAGTCACCGAGGCCAGCTCACCCTGAACTGGTCTTGGTTTCCCAAAGAACTGCATCCCACATCGGTGTCTGcactaaagaaaaagagaaagaaagagtcgCCGAAAGTTAAAGTCAATTTGAAAAAGGCGCGAACTAAAGATATGAACGTAAGTGAGACTCTGGAAGCACTTGAAAAGAAGGAAGCGTTGacgaatgaggagaatgaggaggaaggcgaagaggacaATGCAGACAAGGCTGAAGTTGAgaccatggaggaggaggtggacgaggagctGGATGAAGGAACGGATTACTTCAACAGCTACTTTGACAATGGGGACAATTACCTTGACGAGGAGGATGATGCcttggaggaagggggagtgttTTGATTAAGTTATACGTTGAAGTTTTCTTTTCTGGTTTGATGTTTATGGTTAGGGAGGAGAGTTTAAAGGTGCTGAtattcttaacccagtagctgcagggatcatgtttcttaaaggcccctctaagcgagaaaaatgagaaaatcatgactcacgcaaaccatttcgtaATTTTTATcagcgcatttgtgatcagtttatgcatcatctattttggggggtttatatcatggcaaaaatttggcctgtcgctggtacacggtaaagccacaaatttggcccgtcaactgctaccgggttaaacttcaCTGGCACAGCTGCATAGTgacaaaggaggagggggagtgttaAGTTTACATATAATTTTTGGTAAAGAAAAGTGTAGATACTGTCACTTGAAAATTTATTAAAAATTCTAAATATTCTCTTACCAACACAACTAAATACATGACTGGCTGCTTGCTGCATTTCTTGGCATCCTGAATACATCTTATATCATCGATGAATGTGGTATACTAAACCAGTAAGCAAGCCTTCAGCCCTTTTTAGCCTTGTTACAGATGATATGCATTGGGTTTACTAAGACcattattacttctattactattcAAAAACAACAAGTATATCTTCCATCTCAAACCATTCATACAATGCTTCGTCACAAATGGAAGCAACGCCAAGTTAGCGTATTGAACATGCTCCCACAAAGTTACTGTATTTTATGCCCTACAGGGTGCACAGGTACTGTCCTTCAACTTGAAATCTGATAAGACCAATGAGATTTGAGTACTTAAAATCTCGGATACATTTTTTGCCAATTTCATTAAGATTAAATTGACTACATGAGCTTGTATCTCCAGTAACATCATCTCCAATGGCATTTCAAAAGAGGAACCTGGGAAAAGTGTGTTCTTCAGCCAAGAGGACGAGGTCTCGGCTGTTACATGTAAAAATACCCACGTGCCTGAACGCCACTGAATATACAAGTGTAGGAATAGAACGACCACATTGTGCACCTTACATCAGGCCTGCTGTTTATCATGTCCATGCATACCTTGACTTGACAGCAAAACTAGTCTGGTCTTCGGAATAAATGGATGACACTGCTCCCGTACAAAATTAATCTACCTGCAGTAACTCCTCTAAAAATACTTAAGTTTCTAGGCTAACTGGCAGGGTCCATAATGGCATAATTTGTTACACACACTGCGAAAGAGAACGTCAACACTAGCGGCGTGACATGAGGGTTACTTCACTTTATTGGTCAAAGCTCACAGCAGGAAGTATTACTAAATGGGTGTCATGACAGCACGGAGGTTACGGAAGTGGCTATTACTGCACCAACATGAGGACACTGACAGCTGCTGCGTTTTCATGCCTGTGATTCTCTATTTGGATAAACTAGTCCTAGGTTACAAAAGGTCATTTACAATCTACGTACCAAATGTTGTAATTCTGCCAAAATCTGCCAGACATCCTATGAGGTAAACCAGAGGACACCCTGTGACATAAAATACAGTACAGTAGAGTTGGCTCAACCCGTGTGTAAATTAGCCATTGCCAATCTTTCCTCATGTGGCACTGTTAAGGGGAAGGAACGGCAATCTTTTTAATGTTTAGGATTCAAGCAAAACTGGGCATACTGCAAAATCACAACCACACATCAATTATTCTGTTACCACTGGGCTGAGATTGATTGTGGCTGCAGTACCATGTTGTATATCAGAGTAAGGCTGGGTCTCGCTATCCATCACACCTTCACACCAATCATGTTTCACCGAGAAGTCTTATATAAACTATGCCATGGGTGGAAGCTTCCTCGCATATCCATCTCTGAATCAAAGCAGCTGCATGAGGTTGTGGGTGACGataaaagcaggaaaggaagacgGAACCACTTCACCGAACCAACATTGGGGAGAAAAATGGCATGTCCGCCCAACACCATACAGGAATTGGCATACTCGTAATGACTCCACTGCCACAAGATTGGGAGATAATACAACGAAAATCTATTTTGTATCAATCCAACAGTTTCTAATCCAATATCATCCAATATCATTTGACGAGTATATTCCGCTGCTATACATTCTGCTTCAAGTTCCAGTTAAGGCCAAGAAAGAAGTGTAGTTTGGAGTATGTCCAGAGCTACTCATCATTTCAAGATTGGGAAAATGTTATACAAgtgaccttcctttcccttccctgcaacAGTGATTTACAGAACGAGATTATTTTCAAAGCCAACAGTGATACCCAAGATTCTGTCGACGAACAAGAGCGAACACTTCCTGGTGCATAAGCAAGAATCCTCATAATGGTTTAAGTACCTTGTTATATGTATCAGAATTTAACAAGGAAGAAGGTACTGCAGAGACACCTTGAGGAAATGGGACACTCTAGGCTCATGATATGTTGATTGTTTCCTAGTGTAACCGGTATACTCTTAACGCTACAAAACAAGACGGCAATTTACACTGTACTGCTAAACAACTCATACCTGAAGCATCATGAATCCTTAAACTGTTCATTCCTCATCCCAATGACTACCATATTAAAGAAACTAACGGAATGTGCCTACTGGCTGTCAAATATGAACACAGCACATGAGGTTGGAGTATTAACAGTTTTTTAAGCAAGAGCTGATACTGTAATGACCAAGGCCTGTACGTTGTGTTTGGTACAGACTCTGCAGCTCCAGCACAAGTCAAGTGATGATGGAATGGTTATTTACACGATGATAAACATGACCACTTTCACACGGGGTTTTAATTTCTTAACCTAACTGATGGCAATAGCAACACACAATAACAATAACTTTTTAACAATTGTGCAGACTTTTCAATTTACTTTCACCGTATAAAATAAATGCTATCTGTTACTGACTGAAATTAGGATAAAGAGGCACCCAGTTGCAAGAATTATGAGATTCTTTCTCATGTAAGCTAAAAACTCACGGTAAAAATGCCTGCAACCAACTACCCTGACTAAACAAAAGTGTGGCGGTAGAGTGCGGGGAAGAATTTCAGGCCGCAAGTCTTCAGTGTTTTGTACCTGCATATAagcaagtgtgtgtatgtgtgtgtgtgtacccaagtGAAGTAATGTACGGCGATGCTTCCTCTGTACCAATCTGCAAATATCTACATTAAAAAGAGGAACAACTTTCCCCTGCTTACAAAGTTGAGAGGTTGCGCATAAAAGTATGCTATGGGAAGTTTTCTCATGTTTTTGGCAGTAGACATATCTCATATCTCCTATCCTCAATATACATTTTGATATGTGAGTTATGTACATAAAATTTTCAATAAAAATAGACCCTTCTAGGCCACAGCATTACCAAAGCCTATAAATGTTTACAGCTGGAGTGAGCAATGACATTCTAAGGATTGACTAATAATAAATTAAAATCCCTGGATCAAGCTCACACTTCACTTGCAATATGTCAAAAAATGAGTCTGTACATGTGTGTCACTGCCCTGGAAGTTGGAACTGTATTGCTATCACAGGTTATTCACAAATGACTAAATACTGAGTTCATCTCAGTTTATAAAATACAAAGCCTGGTTGAAATCTCCTTATCACTGCTAAGGGAAGACACCCATGATATGCTGATGGGAATCAACATATTGTCACTTAACTTTTGGCTTTTAATGTCTAATAAAAGATAAGGAGAGTGCTGTGTTAGTAGTTTTTCAGTCTAATTCATATAAATATAGAAAGCACTTGAAACAACTTTGACATTCCACAGTTCACAGAACTCATAAGTAATGCATGAAAGTATCCTTCTCAGTGTCGCGGCACTGAACGTTGGTAGTTGCGTCTACAAACAATCACATACACCACTTGTATGCAAACATAACAAATATTTATGCTCAAATGCCAACAAGCTGCGTCCCCACAGCTTACTCAACAGCGAACCCGCAAGTTTCCTCCACAGCCTGAGTCAGCTTCTCCAGCATCTTGCTATATGACTCGTAGGGGGGAAGGTCGATGCGATTGAAGCAAGTGTGTGCTTTAGGTAGATTTTCTGAAATGACAATGGCACATAAATATCAAATCACAGTTAAAACAGAGAGGTTGCAGTGCTATGCCACACACAGAAGCTATAACACAATGAACCCTATTAAAAAAAGAACATGTGAGTACCTGTTGGAGCATCTATCTGGTGAATAGTGAACAGCCTTGGCCCAGCAGCACCGGTGGACCCTTGCAAGGCTTTGAAGCCCTGAAGAGGAACCCGCGAGGAACCTGTCACAAACTGCAGCAGCCGTGCCCTCATTTCTTCCGTGTAGGAGTCAACGATCTGCCAAAACCAGCCGACGACTGGTGTCTCCGGGGTGCAGTGCTACCAGGGGTGGGGGGAAAGTGAGCTGCCGTGCTTCACATATCAGTGCATGCAAATACCTCTTGATGCCCTACTCATCTGACAATTGTTTGAAAGTAAtcataaaaatataaaagaaggtaCCTCAAGCTTctatttttcccctttattttacACTTTCATAGCTTTCCTTATGATATAATACTCACCTTAAGTCTTGTGTTTGCTTTCCAGTCATCAATGTCTATCTTCCCTAAGCCACCAATGATCAGTTCCAGTTCTCTTTCATCAAAAGGCTTCAGTAAGTGTTGAGGGACCACTTCTGTAAAACCTTTCTGGAGAGCAGCAAATTGCTGTTCTATACCCTGGAAAGCAAAAGGTTCATTCAGATGCATTTTTAAccacttatttacttattatagTGTTTGATAGGATCACCCTTTGACTGGTTACAAATTAATACCAGTACAATGTGTTTGTGATACCTCCTAAGATGTTATTTATTCAGTGCACCATGAAAAATTCTCTGTACCAACCTGCATAAACCTGTAATTGACGTAGAGCTTGACGTactccttcttgtt
The nucleotide sequence above comes from Eriocheir sinensis breed Jianghai 21 chromosome 17, ASM2467909v1, whole genome shotgun sequence. Encoded proteins:
- the LOC126999711 gene encoding DNA-directed RNA polymerase III subunit RPC7-like isoform X1; translated protein: MGGRGRGRGKGLSLEQLGVQKGETLPERVLGPPETYPPLEFRPVQPTQEKSLAESYMLVVKKEFREHMQNSQFYIQPGVKRPDIERYSDRYQVLASHRGQLTLNWSWFPKELHPTSVSALKKKRKKESPKVKVNLKKARTKDMNVSETLEALEKKEALTNEENEEEGEEDNADKAEVETMEEEVDEELDEGTDYFNSYFDNGDNYLDEEDDALEEGGVF